A genomic stretch from Alteribacter keqinensis includes:
- a CDS encoding MurR/RpiR family transcriptional regulator, translating to MGKITTHFANKVPALSYTEKHVLYFIDAHLPEAKGMALTTLAKEVNVSTTSVIRMCQKLGFDGFSEFKYALKELGEETRREVTDSSISRFHKDLESTLSNLDEKDINRICRRMKEADRVVIIAVGLSKMFGEYFSKLLMQVNKPSMYIYESHMIDLFSNKVTKGDYIIFISSSGETKTLVETADKMTHQYVYTAAITNNINSTLTTLVDDSISTQVERAEYGGYDLTARSPLVLLVDLIFESYIKLIIEE from the coding sequence ATGGGAAAAATTACGACTCATTTTGCAAACAAAGTACCAGCCCTCAGCTACACGGAAAAGCACGTGTTGTATTTTATCGACGCTCACCTTCCGGAGGCAAAGGGGATGGCTCTTACAACGCTTGCCAAAGAAGTCAACGTCAGCACCACATCCGTTATCAGGATGTGCCAAAAGCTTGGTTTTGACGGATTTTCGGAGTTTAAATATGCTTTAAAGGAATTAGGAGAGGAAACAAGGAGAGAGGTAACGGACAGTTCGATCTCCAGATTCCATAAAGATTTAGAAAGTACCCTTTCAAACCTCGATGAGAAGGATATAAACAGAATCTGCAGACGGATGAAAGAAGCGGACCGGGTGGTGATCATAGCAGTAGGGCTGTCCAAAATGTTCGGTGAGTACTTCAGCAAACTTCTTATGCAGGTAAACAAGCCGAGTATGTATATTTACGAATCCCATATGATTGACTTGTTTTCCAACAAAGTGACTAAGGGAGATTACATTATTTTTATTTCTTCAAGCGGGGAAACTAAAACGCTTGTGGAAACGGCGGACAAAATGACCCACCAGTATGTTTATACAGCGGCTATTACAAACAACATTAACTCCACCCTTACCACACTTGTAGATGATTCGATCAGTACACAGGTGGAGCGGGCGGAATATGGCGGTTATGACCTGACCGCACGTTCACCCCT
- a CDS encoding fructose-specific PTS transporter subunit EIIC, with translation MELRSQTSENLIFFDVNWSTKQQVLEELVNALDEEGILTSRQDFLNTVYEREEVSATGMEKGLAIPHGKSPSVKKAAFAVARLNRPLSDWESIDPNNKVELVFLLAIPESEGGSTHLKILSELSTRLMNEEYYANLFNAKNASEFLEALDADKTSDTEAPQQPVTGKKVVAITACAAGIAHTYMAAEALEKAGRENGIQVKVEKQGANGIEDGLTAQDIKEADAVIFATDITPRGKERFNGLPYVQTRVAEPLKKGPELIDKALNSPDGTVQVEGDEGSSAGNGEKTSLLKEMGQGILTGISYMIPVIVSAGLMIGIAKLGAMPFGLVNDIHEPSFATHENPLFVLLHHLDKFGALIFQFMYPVFAAFLAFSIANRPGIVAGFIGGAFATGMHFQYWGVEGAVESGFLGALFLGLVAGYTAKFLNEKIKLHKNLQAMKPMLIIPAVSVLSIFLINFYFVDPVFGALNAGITNLIESAQGSGTLVLSAIIASATAFDLGGPVNKAAGAIAIGLAADQIFPLTPRVLAIVIPPIGLGLATLLDRYTVGRRVFDANLYVAGKTSLLLGFIAISEGAIPFMLRNPLITIPINILGAVIGACTAVFLGAVQWYPLPAVWGWPLVESFWAYFIGLAVGAFFIAFANIFVRYALMVRNERKSA, from the coding sequence ATGGAACTGCGTTCTCAAACATCGGAAAACCTTATCTTTTTTGATGTGAACTGGTCAACGAAACAGCAAGTACTTGAAGAACTGGTAAATGCCCTTGATGAAGAAGGTATTTTAACATCCAGGCAGGATTTCCTGAATACCGTTTACGAGCGTGAAGAAGTCTCAGCCACGGGCATGGAGAAAGGCCTGGCCATCCCCCACGGTAAATCACCTTCTGTAAAAAAAGCGGCTTTTGCCGTTGCGCGACTGAACCGCCCTCTTTCAGACTGGGAAAGCATTGACCCAAACAACAAGGTAGAGCTCGTTTTCCTTCTGGCGATTCCTGAATCTGAAGGCGGATCGACACACCTGAAGATTCTTTCAGAACTCAGCACCCGTCTCATGAATGAGGAATATTATGCAAACCTTTTCAATGCTAAAAACGCCTCTGAATTTCTTGAAGCCCTTGATGCAGACAAAACTAGTGACACGGAGGCTCCACAACAACCGGTAACCGGTAAAAAAGTGGTTGCCATTACTGCTTGTGCAGCAGGGATTGCCCACACATACATGGCAGCAGAAGCCCTTGAAAAAGCCGGTCGTGAAAATGGTATCCAGGTAAAAGTGGAAAAGCAAGGTGCCAACGGAATTGAAGATGGTCTGACTGCACAGGACATTAAAGAAGCAGATGCCGTCATATTCGCTACAGACATTACCCCCCGGGGAAAAGAGCGCTTCAACGGGTTGCCTTATGTTCAGACCCGGGTTGCTGAACCCCTTAAAAAAGGACCTGAACTTATTGATAAAGCATTAAACAGTCCTGATGGAACCGTTCAGGTGGAAGGCGATGAAGGCAGCAGTGCCGGTAACGGAGAAAAGACCAGCCTCTTGAAGGAAATGGGACAAGGGATCCTAACGGGTATCTCGTACATGATTCCCGTCATTGTCTCTGCCGGTTTAATGATTGGAATTGCAAAACTCGGGGCTATGCCGTTTGGACTTGTGAACGACATTCATGAGCCGAGCTTTGCCACTCATGAAAACCCGCTATTCGTGTTACTGCATCACCTTGATAAATTTGGTGCTTTAATATTTCAGTTTATGTACCCTGTTTTTGCAGCGTTTCTCGCCTTCTCTATTGCCAACCGTCCCGGTATTGTAGCAGGTTTTATCGGCGGTGCTTTTGCAACAGGCATGCACTTCCAGTACTGGGGTGTTGAAGGAGCCGTTGAATCCGGATTTTTAGGAGCGCTGTTTCTGGGTCTTGTCGCCGGTTACACTGCAAAGTTTCTGAATGAAAAAATTAAACTCCATAAAAACCTGCAGGCCATGAAGCCGATGCTCATCATTCCTGCAGTGAGTGTATTGTCTATTTTCCTGATCAACTTTTATTTCGTAGACCCTGTATTCGGGGCTTTAAATGCGGGGATCACAAACCTGATTGAGTCTGCACAGGGCTCTGGAACACTGGTATTATCAGCCATTATCGCTTCTGCCACAGCGTTTGACTTAGGCGGACCTGTAAACAAGGCAGCCGGTGCCATTGCCATCGGTCTTGCCGCAGATCAGATTTTCCCGTTAACACCACGCGTTCTTGCGATTGTTATTCCGCCAATCGGTCTTGGACTGGCTACTCTTCTTGACCGTTATACCGTTGGCCGCCGTGTCTTTGACGCCAACCTTTATGTGGCAGGTAAAACGTCACTGCTGCTTGGTTTTATTGCCATCAGTGAAGGAGCCATTCCATTTATGCTCCGAAACCCGCTGATCACCATTCCGATTAACATCCTCGGGGCTGTGATCGGAGCTTGTACGGCCGTATTCCTCGGTGCTGTTCAATGGTATCCGCTTCCGGCAGTATGGGGCTGGCCACTGGTAGAAAGCTTCTGGGCTTACTTTATCGGACTCGCTGTCGGTGCATTTTTCATTGCTTTTGCCAATATCTTTGTCCGCTATGCCCTGATGGTACGCAACGAACGCAAATCAGCTTAA